The Syntrophorhabdaceae bacterium genome includes a region encoding these proteins:
- a CDS encoding (2Fe-2S)-binding protein, with protein sequence MEKRLITLIVNEQAYEIYVNPKTLLVEAIRDHVGLTGTKRGCETVSCGACTVLVNDMAVKSCSVLAVQCDGMKITTSEGLEVNGKLAPIQKAFLDNGSYQCGFCTSGMLMATSGLLKENKKPTKDQIKESIEGNICRCTGYNSIVRAVEAVARGEYKEGSV encoded by the coding sequence ATGGAAAAGAGACTTATAACATTGATAGTTAACGAACAAGCGTATGAAATATATGTAAACCCCAAAACCCTTCTCGTTGAGGCAATAAGGGACCATGTTGGCCTCACTGGAACAAAGAGGGGTTGTGAAACGGTTTCTTGCGGCGCCTGCACGGTGCTTGTAAACGATATGGCGGTCAAATCATGTTCCGTCCTTGCCGTACAGTGCGATGGAATGAAGATCACCACCTCCGAAGGGCTCGAAGTAAACGGTAAGCTTGCCCCGATCCAAAAGGCATTTCTGGATAACGGTTCTTATCAGTGCGGCTTCTGCACATCGGGTATGCTGATGGCGACATCAGGACTTCTCAAGGAAAACAAAAAGCCGACAAAGGATCAGATAAAAGAGAGTATCGAAGGAAATATATGCCGTTGCACAGGATACAACAGTATCGTACGGGCTGTCGAAGCAGTGGCAAGAGGTGAATATAAGGAGGGGTCAGTATGA
- a CDS encoding MarR family transcriptional regulator, whose translation MAKINYRSDLSGDENVLMALVRAAETFKRVVSAIFRKYDLSFPQYNVLRVLDASKNGRNRITDVSRIMLVPGANMTGIAKRLEKSGFIVRKSDPRDERVTILEITQKGKKLLGKIEKERDQNMHAMLRGFTEERKRGLLDNVKRLIRNSRQIS comes from the coding sequence ATGGCAAAGATCAACTATCGAAGCGACTTAAGCGGCGATGAGAATGTGCTCATGGCACTCGTTCGGGCTGCCGAGACCTTCAAGAGGGTAGTGTCGGCCATTTTCAGGAAGTATGACCTTTCCTTTCCGCAATACAACGTCTTGAGAGTGCTCGACGCCTCAAAAAACGGCCGAAACAGGATTACCGATGTAAGCAGGATCATGCTGGTGCCGGGCGCCAATATGACGGGCATAGCCAAGAGGCTCGAGAAGAGCGGCTTCATCGTGAGAAAGTCCGATCCCCGGGATGAGCGGGTAACCATCCTTGAGATTACCCAAAAGGGCAAGAAACTCCTTGGCAAGATTGAAAAGGAACGAGATCAGAATATGCATGCCATGCTCAGAGGCTTTACCGAGGAGCGGAAGCGCGGACTTCTCGATAACGTGAAGCGACTTATCAGAAACAGCAGGCAGATATCTTAG
- the cbiQ gene encoding cobalt ECF transporter T component CbiQ: protein MRSQIPEFLLKRSNDSYGSPCTKGRTRGSRFFDRSLDHFAAFIKSTCIHWDGAQRQGLMQQLDPRVKLMFLFVFMAIISAKKTVMPEAAIGLFILILAGLSRLNLAAFYSKVLFLGFFFGFLVVLPSCLNLVSGGSVAWPLIHLSRQYEIWIYRIPQTIGITRQGLEGVLLITVRVINSLSLSFLIIHTTPFSEIIKALKALRVPDLFLMIITLSYKYIFVFAETVEDFHLARKSKVVEADASETRDWIAQRLAFLFRKTRAHCEKIYEAMLARGFSGDMVFGELHNMKSADIVAGAFMLVAGMCLILT from the coding sequence ATGAGAAGCCAGATCCCTGAGTTTCTTCTAAAAAGATCAAATGACAGCTACGGTTCCCCCTGTACCAAGGGCAGGACACGGGGGTCGCGCTTCTTCGACCGGAGTCTTGACCATTTCGCCGCCTTTATCAAAAGCACCTGTATCCACTGGGACGGCGCTCAGAGACAAGGGTTGATGCAACAGCTCGATCCCAGGGTGAAACTCATGTTTCTTTTTGTCTTTATGGCAATTATCAGCGCCAAGAAGACCGTTATGCCGGAAGCTGCTATCGGTCTTTTCATCCTTATCCTTGCCGGCCTCTCCCGTCTCAACCTCGCAGCTTTCTACTCAAAGGTCCTGTTTCTCGGCTTTTTCTTTGGTTTTCTCGTGGTACTTCCCTCCTGTTTGAATCTGGTTAGCGGCGGATCCGTGGCATGGCCCCTTATCCATCTCTCCAGGCAATACGAGATCTGGATCTACCGGATACCGCAAACCATAGGTATCACGAGGCAAGGCCTTGAAGGGGTTCTTCTCATTACAGTGAGGGTAATCAATTCCCTTTCTCTCTCTTTTCTTATCATACACACCACGCCCTTTTCCGAAATTATCAAGGCCCTTAAAGCCCTGCGTGTGCCTGATCTTTTTCTCATGATCATTACCCTGTCTTACAAATACATCTTCGTCTTTGCTGAGACCGTCGAAGATTTCCATCTTGCAAGGAAGAGCAAGGTGGTGGAGGCAGATGCATCCGAAACCAGAGACTGGATTGCACAGAGGCTCGCCTTTTTATTCCGCAAAACGCGTGCGCATTGCGAGAAGATCTATGAGGCCATGCTTGCCCGTGGTTTTAGCGGCGACATGGTGTTTGGCGAGTTGCACAATATGAAATCGGCCGACATTGTGGCGGGAGCTTTCATGCTCGTCGCCGGTATGTGCCTCATCCTAACATAA
- a CDS encoding FAD-binding oxidoreductase codes for MEIKNELAKIVGKEYVSDSIGDREKYSRDQSLLPPGMPDAVVFPATSQEVGKIVTWCNQENIPVVPVSSRAHFYGCSIPKQGGVVVDLKRMNKILEIDTENRLVRFEAGVTWKQLTSALEKKGMRVIMPLLPHGERSVLTDSLEREVPINTVYDYGEPTQSLEVVWPTGEVFRCGSASVNGFPESKSRGANPSGPGLDFYRFVQGAQGTMGVVTWISLKAEYTPRTDKIFFAPVYDLPYAIDFLYRILPRRIGQECLLLNNVDLALLAADDMSSDFERLRAELPPWSLVLVISGLLRRPEEKIAYEENFLKQVLKNEFPKLPLGDNLPGFPGLGRKLLPMLRKPWPTNAPYWKNRLKGGFQNLFFITKPVQAPMYIEIMEFVAAKYGYPMSDVGSHIQPIEHNRACQVEFSFFYDPKDEAERALVAGMYHEAALAMMNEGAFFTRPYGELAPIIFDRAAGYTMALKRVKKVFDPKNIMNPGNLCF; via the coding sequence ATGGAAATAAAAAATGAGCTTGCAAAGATTGTTGGTAAAGAGTACGTGAGCGACAGCATCGGGGATCGCGAGAAATATTCGCGGGACCAGAGTCTTCTTCCTCCCGGGATGCCTGACGCCGTGGTCTTTCCGGCTACCTCGCAGGAGGTGGGAAAGATCGTGACATGGTGCAACCAGGAGAACATCCCTGTTGTTCCCGTCAGTTCAAGGGCGCACTTCTACGGATGCTCCATACCCAAGCAGGGCGGAGTGGTGGTCGATCTCAAAAGGATGAACAAGATCCTTGAGATCGACACGGAAAACCGCTTGGTGCGGTTTGAAGCAGGGGTTACCTGGAAGCAGCTGACGAGCGCGCTGGAGAAGAAGGGCATGAGAGTTATCATGCCGCTTTTACCTCATGGTGAGCGCTCCGTGCTGACCGACTCTCTCGAAAGGGAAGTGCCCATAAATACGGTCTATGATTACGGCGAACCCACGCAATCATTGGAGGTCGTCTGGCCCACCGGCGAAGTCTTCCGGTGCGGCTCAGCGAGCGTAAACGGTTTCCCCGAATCCAAGTCAAGGGGCGCAAATCCGTCCGGACCGGGGCTTGACTTCTACCGATTCGTGCAGGGTGCCCAGGGGACCATGGGCGTTGTCACATGGATAAGTTTGAAGGCAGAGTACACCCCGAGGACGGACAAGATATTCTTTGCCCCGGTATACGATCTGCCCTACGCCATCGATTTTCTTTACAGGATTCTTCCCAGGAGGATAGGCCAGGAATGCCTCTTACTCAACAACGTAGACCTTGCCCTGCTCGCCGCGGACGACATGTCCTCGGATTTCGAGCGGCTCCGTGCAGAACTTCCCCCCTGGTCACTCGTTCTCGTCATAAGTGGTCTTTTGAGAAGACCTGAGGAAAAGATAGCGTACGAAGAAAACTTTCTAAAGCAGGTGTTGAAAAACGAATTCCCAAAACTGCCCCTTGGAGACAACCTTCCCGGTTTCCCCGGTCTTGGGAGAAAACTTTTGCCCATGCTGAGAAAGCCGTGGCCCACGAACGCCCCTTACTGGAAGAACCGGCTCAAAGGCGGATTCCAGAATCTCTTCTTTATCACCAAACCGGTACAGGCGCCGATGTACATCGAAATCATGGAGTTTGTGGCCGCCAAGTACGGCTATCCCATGAGCGATGTAGGAAGCCACATCCAGCCCATAGAACACAACCGGGCTTGCCAGGTTGAGTTTAGCTTCTTCTATGATCCCAAAGACGAAGCGGAGCGAGCCCTGGTGGCGGGGATGTACCATGAGGCGGCGTTGGCTATGATGAACGAAGGTGCATTTTTCACAAGACCGTACGGAGAGCTGGCACCCATAATATTCGATAGAGCCGCCGGTTACACCATGGCACTCAAGCGCGTAAAGAAGGTCTTTGACCCCAAGAATATTATGAACCCCGGCAATCTGTGTTTCTAA
- a CDS encoding ABC transporter ATP-binding protein → MEEPILNVERVSYRYHDTIPALLNVSLSLKQGEKFALIGTNGSGKSTLLRVMSGLLLPDSGRIFFKGREVTERSLRQRGFLKFFRAGVGYIFQDPDVQLFSPTVLDELVFGPMQLGIPHVEALERAQAVIKMLHIEALTKRPPYMLSEGEKKKVAVGSVLTMNPEVLLLDEPTGGLDPRTQCFLTELIFELNEAGKTILVSTHDLTLVDELQPTVGVLSEEHTIERVGAADAILGDEDLLLRVNLIHEHMHYHGVLAHAHRHSHYLYHRH, encoded by the coding sequence ATGGAAGAACCGATACTTAACGTGGAACGGGTGAGCTACCGGTATCATGATACGATTCCAGCCCTCCTTAACGTGAGTTTGAGTCTCAAGCAAGGTGAAAAATTTGCCCTGATCGGGACCAATGGAAGCGGAAAATCAACCCTGCTTCGAGTGATGAGCGGCCTTCTTTTACCTGACTCAGGCAGGATCTTCTTTAAGGGCAGAGAGGTGACTGAGCGGTCCTTAAGACAGAGAGGTTTTCTGAAGTTTTTCCGCGCCGGTGTGGGCTATATATTTCAGGATCCGGACGTACAGCTCTTTAGCCCGACCGTCCTTGATGAACTCGTTTTCGGTCCCATGCAGTTGGGGATACCACACGTTGAGGCGTTAGAGCGGGCACAGGCGGTAATCAAGATGCTCCACATCGAAGCGCTCACAAAGAGGCCCCCGTACATGCTCTCGGAAGGGGAAAAGAAGAAGGTTGCCGTGGGTTCCGTGTTGACCATGAATCCCGAGGTGCTGCTTCTTGATGAACCCACAGGAGGCCTCGACCCGAGGACACAATGTTTCCTTACGGAACTGATATTCGAGCTCAATGAGGCGGGGAAGACTATTCTGGTGAGCACTCATGATCTCACCCTTGTTGATGAATTGCAGCCCACCGTGGGGGTGCTCTCGGAGGAGCACACCATAGAGAGGGTGGGGGCGGCAGATGCGATACTCGGGGATGAAGATCTTTTGTTGCGGGTAAATCTCATCCACGAGCATATGCATTACCATGGCGTGCTGGCCCACGCCCACCGGCACTCTCATTACCTGTATCACAGACATTAG
- a CDS encoding (Fe-S)-binding protein translates to MQKKDRYDTPKKKVSLDVTKLDNFVYDMDHCIKCKGCYWVEHTYMPGVKFSTRCPSNTWNDFDSYGAFGKMRIGLAINEEKLEWTDKLLEIIYADPLCGACDVGCKRNLDLEIGLTLEALRVKAVKDGAGPMPVHKKVAKNIATKHNQFGSAHENRHKWLTKDIKVTDKADLLYFPGCSASYVNPDIARATAKILNASGARFQLMKDEWCCGNTIYSVGMIDEARTLAKRNIEAIKKTGAKTVITSCAECYRMLKVDYPKLLEIATDDLPFKVIHLIEFADEAIKQGSLKLKKPVDFRFTYHDSCGVSRLCDPWTPWKGERGWMGCVSPTLKRRRGKSGLYLEARNIFNAIPGAKFVEMPRTRENAFCCGAGRGTKEAFPELAKFSAEHRMEEVKEVSAEVLVSACPWCKSNFSQAAKENAENVKVMDIAELILASVDK, encoded by the coding sequence ATGCAGAAAAAAGATCGCTATGATACACCAAAAAAGAAAGTAAGCCTGGACGTGACAAAATTGGACAATTTTGTTTACGATATGGACCACTGTATTAAATGCAAGGGGTGCTACTGGGTAGAACACACCTATATGCCCGGCGTCAAATTTTCAACGAGATGCCCGAGCAATACCTGGAACGATTTTGATTCGTATGGCGCCTTTGGAAAAATGAGAATTGGCCTCGCCATCAATGAAGAAAAGCTTGAGTGGACCGATAAGCTCCTCGAGATCATCTACGCCGATCCGCTCTGCGGCGCCTGCGATGTGGGATGCAAGCGCAACCTTGACCTGGAAATTGGGCTTACCCTCGAGGCGCTGAGGGTGAAGGCGGTAAAGGATGGAGCGGGTCCCATGCCCGTGCACAAGAAAGTGGCCAAGAATATTGCCACCAAGCACAACCAGTTCGGATCAGCCCACGAAAACAGGCACAAATGGCTTACCAAAGACATCAAGGTTACCGACAAGGCTGATCTGCTCTACTTTCCCGGTTGCTCGGCTTCCTACGTGAATCCCGACATAGCCCGTGCCACGGCCAAGATACTCAACGCATCGGGCGCGCGCTTCCAGCTTATGAAGGACGAATGGTGCTGTGGTAACACGATCTATTCCGTGGGCATGATAGATGAAGCAAGAACGCTTGCCAAACGCAACATTGAAGCGATCAAGAAGACCGGGGCGAAAACGGTCATTACGAGCTGCGCAGAGTGCTACCGCATGCTCAAGGTCGATTACCCGAAGCTGCTTGAGATTGCCACGGATGATCTTCCCTTCAAAGTGATCCATCTCATCGAGTTCGCCGATGAGGCGATAAAACAGGGTAGCCTGAAGTTGAAAAAACCCGTGGATTTCCGCTTCACGTATCATGATTCATGCGGCGTGAGCAGGCTCTGCGACCCCTGGACGCCATGGAAAGGCGAGCGGGGCTGGATGGGCTGCGTGAGCCCTACACTCAAGAGAAGGCGCGGCAAATCCGGCCTGTATCTGGAGGCGAGAAATATATTCAACGCCATCCCGGGCGCCAAGTTTGTCGAGATGCCGAGGACCAGAGAGAACGCTTTCTGCTGCGGCGCCGGAAGAGGAACAAAAGAGGCCTTTCCGGAACTGGCGAAGTTTTCTGCCGAGCACCGAATGGAAGAGGTCAAGGAAGTGAGCGCTGAGGTTCTCGTGTCCGCATGCCCCTGGTGCAAGAGCAATTTCAGCCAGGCGGCAAAAGAGAACGCCGAGAATGTAAAAGTAATGGATATAGCAGAGCTTATCCTTGCTTCAGTGGATAAATAA
- the cbiM gene encoding cobalt transporter CbiM, with product MHIPDGYLSPQSYGPLWGISLVFWSIALKKVKRELSTRQVPYLAMAASFSFLIMMFNIPIPGGTTGHAVGGGIVAIFLGPWTAVIAISVVVMIQAIVFGDGGVTAIGANCFNMAVVMPFMAYWMFRAVNGKKMEGVRPYVAAFVAGYTGLCAAAIMTGFEFGIQPLIARGVDGRPLYAPYPLSVAVPAMAIEHLALFGVIEGIITALLFKYLLRHEPAQIYALRRGDPI from the coding sequence GTGCATATACCCGACGGATATTTAAGCCCTCAAAGCTACGGGCCCCTCTGGGGAATTTCCCTTGTATTCTGGTCGATTGCGCTCAAGAAAGTGAAGAGGGAGCTTTCCACGAGACAGGTCCCGTACCTGGCCATGGCCGCATCCTTCTCGTTTCTCATCATGATGTTCAATATCCCCATCCCTGGAGGCACCACGGGCCACGCGGTGGGTGGCGGCATTGTAGCCATATTCCTCGGTCCCTGGACTGCCGTGATTGCCATCTCCGTTGTCGTCATGATCCAGGCAATAGTGTTCGGCGATGGTGGCGTTACGGCTATCGGCGCCAACTGCTTCAACATGGCGGTTGTCATGCCTTTTATGGCCTATTGGATGTTTAGAGCCGTCAACGGGAAAAAGATGGAAGGGGTACGACCCTACGTGGCCGCATTTGTTGCGGGATATACAGGGCTTTGCGCGGCCGCAATAATGACGGGATTCGAATTCGGCATTCAACCCCTCATAGCCCGGGGGGTAGATGGCAGGCCCCTGTATGCGCCTTATCCCCTTTCGGTCGCGGTCCCCGCAATGGCTATCGAACATTTGGCCTTATTCGGTGTGATAGAGGGTATCATCACCGCCTTGCTTTTCAAGTATCTTCTCCGCCACGAACCAGCACAGATCTACGCCCTGCGGCGGGGTGATCCGATATGA
- a CDS encoding PDGLE domain-containing protein — protein MTRTQKRLWIGIIVLTLVSPLGIILPEKFRAGQAWGEWNSDTIRGKLGYTPQGLKKESGMWKAPMADYGLGGEDSKDGVRIISYALSGFVGIAMASIVLSFIVKMLRKT, from the coding sequence ATGACAAGAACCCAGAAGAGACTCTGGATCGGGATTATCGTGCTCACCCTTGTTTCTCCCCTGGGCATCATCCTTCCTGAGAAATTTAGGGCCGGCCAGGCGTGGGGAGAATGGAATTCTGATACTATCCGGGGGAAGCTCGGTTATACCCCCCAGGGTTTGAAGAAGGAGTCGGGCATGTGGAAGGCGCCCATGGCTGATTATGGCTTGGGGGGTGAAGACAGTAAAGACGGTGTCCGGATCATTTCGTACGCCCTCTCCGGTTTTGTGGGTATTGCGATGGCCTCGATCGTTCTCAGCTTCATCGTGAAAATGTTAAGGAAGACATGA
- a CDS encoding FAD-binding oxidoreductase: MSIQKAAYNALESVVGARYLSDDPAVCEGYRSGPGGYESGLGYEKVMTKIPGAVILPRTTEDVQKIVKICNRYKVPYVPYATGFYGPRSHCHVENELLIDMKRMNDFEIDEKHFYIVVGPGVIYSPIQQEALNKGAYVVIGGGGAQASAIANLIGDGWSPLSHRIGLPHRRILGTELVLPDGELVKMGSLADGSDPFWGDGPGPDLRGLLRGFTGLRGCLGIVTKMAIKTLPFQPEPLVPTGISPNTGLQLPTNRVKWINYQVPSKAAQVKAMFEVGKAEVAGAITKVPLFWRAINKAESKEEFWELWGKEDENTIKNFFIVRVLLIGYTSEEQMQYDENVLNDIMAELGAKPRATRPLDESWIKNADSAGMWLMCGSYVSVDYIIESLSQATVHGESYAKTKRNYTPPLMPDYGDPGWFQSFELGHQGYSEFLVYWDQDEDTTGVDQFYVETSKMNIKERFYTSLLGPHQPLYLTGPKYGPNYHEWLLKVKDEFDPLWVCHPPVPLAHDEFVDRAPWMKSMKDWKAPKKLPMPEWK, encoded by the coding sequence ATGAGTATACAGAAAGCAGCATACAACGCATTAGAATCGGTCGTTGGCGCCAGGTATCTCTCCGATGATCCTGCTGTCTGCGAAGGATACAGGTCCGGACCGGGCGGGTATGAAAGCGGTCTCGGATATGAGAAGGTCATGACCAAAATCCCGGGCGCAGTGATACTGCCCAGGACGACCGAGGACGTGCAAAAGATCGTAAAGATATGCAACCGGTATAAAGTTCCGTACGTGCCCTATGCAACCGGCTTTTACGGACCCCGTTCCCATTGCCATGTGGAGAACGAATTGCTCATCGACATGAAGCGGATGAATGACTTCGAGATCGACGAAAAACACTTCTACATCGTCGTCGGCCCCGGCGTTATTTATTCCCCGATCCAGCAGGAAGCACTCAACAAAGGCGCCTACGTAGTCATCGGCGGCGGCGGGGCGCAGGCATCGGCGATCGCAAACCTGATCGGCGATGGGTGGTCACCGTTGAGCCACAGAATCGGTCTGCCCCACAGACGTATCCTCGGCACCGAGCTTGTTTTGCCTGACGGAGAACTCGTGAAGATGGGTTCTTTGGCCGACGGCAGCGATCCCTTCTGGGGAGACGGTCCCGGTCCTGACCTGAGAGGACTTCTTCGCGGGTTTACGGGACTGCGTGGCTGCCTCGGAATTGTAACGAAAATGGCAATCAAGACCCTTCCCTTCCAGCCCGAGCCGCTCGTACCCACCGGCATTTCACCGAACACGGGACTGCAACTCCCCACGAACCGGGTCAAATGGATCAACTACCAGGTGCCGAGTAAAGCGGCCCAGGTAAAGGCCATGTTTGAGGTCGGAAAGGCCGAGGTAGCGGGCGCCATCACAAAGGTGCCCCTTTTCTGGAGGGCGATCAATAAGGCGGAGTCCAAAGAAGAGTTCTGGGAACTCTGGGGCAAAGAAGACGAGAACACGATCAAGAACTTCTTTATCGTGCGCGTGCTCCTTATCGGTTATACCTCGGAAGAACAGATGCAGTACGATGAAAATGTGTTAAACGACATTATGGCAGAATTGGGCGCCAAACCCAGGGCAACAAGACCGCTCGACGAGTCGTGGATCAAGAATGCTGACTCCGCGGGTATGTGGCTCATGTGCGGTTCTTATGTCTCCGTTGATTACATCATCGAATCGCTCTCACAGGCCACGGTACATGGCGAATCCTATGCCAAGACCAAAAGAAATTATACGCCTCCTCTCATGCCCGATTACGGTGATCCGGGCTGGTTCCAGAGCTTTGAGCTCGGCCATCAGGGATATTCGGAATTCCTCGTGTACTGGGATCAGGATGAGGATACAACGGGCGTAGACCAGTTCTATGTTGAAACCTCCAAGATGAACATCAAAGAGCGGTTCTATACATCGCTTCTTGGCCCGCATCAACCCCTCTACCTCACGGGCCCCAAATACGGACCGAACTACCACGAATGGCTTCTCAAGGTGAAAGATGAATTTGACCCGCTGTGGGTTTGCCATCCGCCGGTTCCGCTTGCCCATGACGAGTTCGTGGATCGAGCACCCTGGATGAAATCCATGAAGGATTGGAAGGCCCCCAAGAAACTCCCTATGCCTGAGTGGAAGTAA
- the nikR gene encoding nickel-responsive transcriptional regulator NikR, with protein MSVARFGTSIENPLLTKFDDLIKKKGYSNRSEAIRDLIRNSLVAEEWESSSVEAVGTITIVYSHETHELTDTLTDLQHQHHRSIVSTMHVHLDKHNCLEVIIVKGKTRDIKEIADRLIGTKGVKHGKLTATTTGKRLK; from the coding sequence ATGTCGGTTGCACGCTTCGGTACATCTATCGAAAACCCCCTGCTTACGAAATTCGACGACCTTATAAAGAAAAAAGGCTATTCGAACCGCAGTGAAGCGATCCGCGACCTTATCAGAAACAGTCTTGTCGCGGAAGAATGGGAATCATCGTCCGTTGAAGCCGTTGGAACCATAACCATCGTCTACTCTCACGAAACGCATGAGCTGACGGACACCTTGACGGACCTCCAGCACCAGCACCACAGGTCCATCGTGTCGACCATGCACGTACATCTTGATAAGCACAATTGCCTTGAGGTGATTATCGTAAAGGGAAAGACGAGAGACATTAAAGAGATTGCCGACAGACTTATTGGAACAAAGGGCGTAAAGCACGGAAAGTTGACCGCAACAACAACAGGCAAACGTCTGAAATAA
- a CDS encoding xanthine dehydrogenase family protein subunit M produces MIHDFTYLKPGSVKEALAMLADHVDECKIVCGGQSLLIPMRQGLLVTDYLIDIKGLNELSYIKYDAKEGLKMGATTTHRMIEKSDVIKKHYPVLVEMEDRLASTQTRNWGTIGGNLAHGDAAGDPAPVLTTLNAQVKIASAKGERLVPLEDFYTDIFETVMEHDEMIVEIQVPPMPAKSGVAYTKFNLLRNDMGVVGVAVSVVADASGACKDARVVLGNAGVTPIRAKSAEKVLVGKKLSDALFAQAGEAAAADADPVSDIHASEEYRRHLVKVLTKRMAKKAWEQASK; encoded by the coding sequence ATGATACACGATTTTACGTACCTAAAACCCGGCTCCGTCAAAGAAGCCCTGGCCATGCTCGCGGACCATGTAGATGAATGCAAGATCGTCTGCGGCGGTCAGTCATTGCTGATTCCGATGCGGCAAGGGCTATTAGTCACGGACTACTTGATCGACATCAAAGGGCTCAATGAGTTGAGCTACATCAAGTATGACGCGAAAGAAGGCCTCAAGATGGGCGCCACCACGACGCACAGGATGATCGAGAAATCGGATGTGATCAAAAAGCATTATCCTGTTCTTGTAGAGATGGAAGACAGACTCGCTTCCACACAGACCCGTAACTGGGGCACGATCGGCGGCAACCTTGCCCACGGTGATGCGGCAGGAGATCCTGCTCCGGTCCTCACCACGCTTAATGCACAGGTCAAAATTGCTTCGGCAAAGGGTGAAAGGCTTGTCCCGCTCGAAGATTTCTACACCGACATTTTCGAAACGGTTATGGAACATGACGAGATGATCGTTGAAATCCAGGTTCCCCCTATGCCCGCCAAAAGCGGTGTGGCATATACGAAATTCAACCTCCTGCGAAACGATATGGGAGTTGTTGGCGTGGCTGTGTCCGTGGTTGCCGATGCGAGCGGCGCCTGCAAAGATGCGAGGGTTGTCCTCGGTAATGCCGGCGTCACACCGATCAGGGCCAAAAGCGCGGAGAAGGTGCTCGTAGGCAAGAAGTTGAGTGACGCACTGTTTGCCCAGGCCGGAGAAGCCGCGGCTGCCGATGCGGATCCGGTGTCCGATATTCATGCATCTGAAGAATATAGACGCCACCTCGTCAAAGTTCTCACGAAGCGCATGGCAAAAAAAGCCTGGGAACAGGCTTCCAAATAA